Proteins encoded in a region of the Kwoniella shivajii chromosome 3, complete sequence genome:
- a CDS encoding septum-promoting GTP-binding protein 1 translates to MADQGYASSGSGSGRVSGGEGGDRNSIVLKVGMVGDSQIGKTSLMVKYVEGSFDEDYIQTLGVNFMEKAITIRNTEITFSIWDLGGQREFVSMLPLVSNDAVAILFMFDLTRKATLNSVKEWYRQARGFNKTAIPVLIGTKYDQFASLPREEQEEITKQSKRFSKAMHAPLIFCSTSHSINVQKIFKIVLAKAFDLKCVIPEIDEVGEPILLYVDV, encoded by the exons ATGGCAGACCAAGGATACGcatcatctggatcaggtaGTGGAAGGGTCtcaggaggagaaggaggtgatagGAATTC AATCGTGCTCAAAGTCGGCATGGTGGGGGATTCACAGATTGGTAAAACGTCATTGATGGTGAAATACGTCGAAGGTAGTTTCGA TGAAGATTATATCCAGACGTTGGGAGTTAATTTTATGGAAAAAGCAATAACGATTCGAAATACAGAAATAACATTTTCG ATATGGGATTTAGGTGGACAAAGAGAATTCGTTTCAATGTTACCATTAGTATCCAATGATGCAGTGGCTATCCTATTCATGTTTGATTTAACAAGAAAAGCTACTTTGAATAGTGTCAAAGAATGGTATAGACAAGCAAGAGGATtcaacaag ACAGCTATACCTGTTTTAATAGGAACGAAATATGATCAATTCGCTTCACTGccaagagaagaacaagaagaaattaCAAAGCAATCTAAAAGATTCTCAAAAGCTATGCATGCTCCgttg ATTTTCTGTTCAACATCGCATTCTATAAATGTACAGAAAATATTCAAAATAGTATTAGCCAAAGCATTCGATCTAAAA